The following proteins come from a genomic window of Acinetobacter sp. SAAs474:
- a CDS encoding ribose-phosphate pyrophosphokinase, with the protein MPNLVVFSGTAHPQFAQKVVSHLHIPLGAASVSTFSDGEIAVEITENVRGKDVFILQPTCAPTNDNLMEILVMADALRRASAGRITAVIPYFGYARQDRRPRSTRVPITAKVVADMLTTVGIDRVVMIDLHADQIQGFFDIPVDNIYGTPALLADLRQQSHDNLMVVSPDVGGVVRARAVAKQMGDIDLAIIDKRRQKANESQVMHLIGDVKDRDCVIVDDMVDTAGTLCKAADALKTFGARRVVAYATHPVLSGKAIENLTNSVIDELVVCDTIPLSDEAKGLGKIRQVSVASMVAETIRRINNEESISAMFDSYL; encoded by the coding sequence ATGCCCAATCTTGTCGTTTTTAGTGGAACAGCGCATCCACAATTCGCTCAAAAAGTCGTAAGTCACTTACATATTCCTTTAGGTGCTGCTTCAGTTTCAACCTTTTCTGATGGTGAAATTGCAGTAGAAATTACTGAGAATGTGCGTGGTAAAGACGTATTCATCTTACAGCCGACTTGTGCCCCAACTAATGATAACCTCATGGAAATCTTAGTGATGGCAGATGCATTACGTCGTGCAAGTGCAGGTCGTATTACCGCCGTAATTCCTTACTTCGGTTATGCCCGCCAAGATCGTCGTCCTCGCTCAACGCGTGTTCCGATCACAGCTAAAGTTGTTGCAGACATGCTCACGACTGTCGGTATTGACCGCGTTGTGATGATTGATCTTCATGCAGATCAAATTCAAGGTTTCTTTGATATTCCTGTCGACAACATCTATGGTACTCCTGCACTGCTTGCCGATTTACGCCAACAGTCTCATGATAACCTTATGGTTGTTTCTCCTGATGTTGGTGGTGTCGTCCGCGCACGTGCAGTTGCCAAACAAATGGGAGATATCGATCTTGCAATCATCGATAAACGTCGTCAAAAAGCCAATGAATCCCAAGTGATGCATTTAATTGGTGATGTTAAAGATCGTGATTGCGTTATTGTCGATGACATGGTTGATACAGCTGGAACATTATGTAAAGCAGCTGATGCACTGAAAACTTTTGGTGCACGCCGTGTAGTTGCCTATGCAACACATCCAGTTTTGTCTGGTAAAGCAATCGAGAACTTAACAAATTCAGTGATTGATGAGTTAGTGGTCTGCGATACTATTCCACTTTCTGACGAAGCGAAAGGTCTTGGTAAGATTCGCCAAGTTTCAGTTGCAAGCATGGTTGCTGAAACGATTCGTCGCATTAATAACGAAGAATCTATTAGCGCAATGTTTGATTCTTATCTATAA
- the ispE gene encoding 4-(cytidine 5'-diphospho)-2-C-methyl-D-erythritol kinase: protein MIRAPSPAKLNLFLHITGRRDNGYHELQTIFQLIDLYDWLEFHRQTSADITIEGLNQVELEQNLIFKATQLLRPYAKQHCGLKIIIEKNIPMGAGLGGGSSNAATTLIVINQLWQCGLNIDQLAKLALQLGADVPVFIYGKNAWAEGIGEHLTFINLDQKKFIVLKPDCFISTQLLFSQKTLTRDAKPTKFCAYQLKPSSFSNHFEPLARSLYPEVDEAMQYLNHFGEAKLTGTGACVFIEVNAKMQISDILANSPCKSYLVNSLKESPLIGFEV from the coding sequence ATGATTCGCGCTCCCTCACCGGCCAAACTTAATCTATTTCTACATATTACAGGCCGTCGTGATAATGGTTATCACGAGTTACAAACTATTTTCCAACTTATTGATTTATATGACTGGCTGGAATTTCATCGACAAACTTCAGCAGATATTACGATTGAAGGCTTAAATCAGGTTGAATTAGAGCAAAATCTTATTTTTAAAGCAACACAATTATTACGGCCTTATGCAAAACAGCACTGTGGTTTAAAAATCATCATTGAAAAAAATATTCCAATGGGTGCAGGCTTAGGAGGAGGCTCATCTAATGCAGCAACCACTTTAATTGTCATCAATCAATTATGGCAATGTGGTCTAAATATCGATCAATTGGCCAAGCTTGCCTTGCAGTTAGGTGCTGACGTCCCGGTTTTTATTTATGGCAAAAATGCCTGGGCTGAAGGTATTGGTGAACATTTAACATTCATCAACTTAGATCAAAAAAAATTCATTGTGTTAAAACCTGATTGTTTTATCAGCACTCAGTTACTTTTTTCACAAAAAACATTGACAAGAGACGCGAAGCCTACTAAATTTTGCGCCTATCAGTTAAAGCCATCTAGTTTTAGTAATCACTTTGAGCCTCTGGCAAGAAGTTTATATCCTGAAGTAGATGAAGCAATGCAATACCTTAATCATTTTGGTGAAGCAAAGCTTACAGGTACAGGTGCTTGTGTTTTTATTGAAGTAAACGCTAAAATGCAAATTAGTGATATTCTGGCTAACTCGCCTTGTAAATCTTACTTGGTCAACAGTTTAAAAGAATCTCCACTCATTGGCTTTGAAGTGTAA
- the lolB gene encoding lipoprotein insertase outer membrane protein LolB: protein MSMYLKRGLSSLTTLCLLLTGCQSIPQHTTTISPPNSEEISTHPDHGPQFSLQGKIGVRTPQQSGSAFFTWVQQQAQFNIELSGILGLGKTQISGQPGQVELNSARTGVISAASPEELLQQATGWQAPITYLIDWVQAKAATDTAEIAKDSQMRPTQIIEENWVVDLNYHENNPLPYKLVLKQALESGQENRITMVIQDR from the coding sequence ATGTCTATGTATTTAAAACGAGGTCTAAGCAGTTTGACCACCTTGTGTTTATTACTGACGGGTTGTCAGTCTATTCCTCAACACACTACGACAATAAGCCCACCCAATAGCGAAGAAATATCCACACATCCAGATCATGGACCTCAATTTAGCTTACAAGGTAAAATTGGTGTACGTACACCACAGCAATCAGGTAGTGCATTTTTCACTTGGGTACAACAGCAAGCACAATTTAATATTGAACTCAGTGGTATTTTAGGCCTAGGAAAAACACAAATCTCAGGTCAACCCGGTCAGGTTGAACTCAATAGTGCACGTACGGGTGTTATTTCAGCAGCATCGCCGGAAGAATTATTGCAGCAAGCGACTGGATGGCAAGCCCCTATTACCTATTTAATTGACTGGGTACAGGCAAAAGCCGCAACGGATACTGCAGAAATCGCCAAGGACAGTCAAATGCGCCCCACTCAAATTATTGAAGAAAATTGGGTTGTTGATTTAAATTACCATGAAAATAATCCTTTACCTTATAAACTCGTTTTAAAACAGGCTCTTGAGTCTGGACAAGAAAATCGTATTACAATGGTAATCCAAGATCGTTAA